The genomic stretch TTCCTGACTTAAAAAGTCCATCGATGAGCGGACCATATGTAAGAGGACAGGGCGAGAAATCACGACCTACATGATCATAGTAGAAATCGATAGCCTTATCGACACTCTTAAATTTCACTAAACTTGAAATGAGTATATTATATGTGATTGTGTCAGGCACAACACCCAGGGACTCCATACTACCGAAAAGTTTTAGAGCTTCATCCAATCTACTCGCCGTTAATAGTCCCCCAATCAAGATGTTGTAAGTATGAAGATTTGGTGAGATCCCTTTCTCCTTCATGACGCCCAAAGTATCATATGCTTTGTCAACATTGCCAGCTTTGCATAAAGCTTTAATAAGAATGGTGAACGTAACTACATCGTGAGAAAAACCATCAGCATCCATTTCATCCCAAATTTCTTTCATAGTTTCCAACTCTCCCCAATCACTTAACTTGTCCAACAAAGTAATGTAAGTTACACGATTAGGTTTGTGACTGCTAGCTTTCATCTTTACAAACAACGCCTTTGCATTATCAAGTTCACCTGCGTTACAGAGAGCACCAATGCATATGTTAAATGTATAATCATTAGGCCTCAATCCCAAATGTTCCATCTCTTCTAACAAATCCATTACAGTTTGAGTATCCCTTCGCTTTCTGAATGCCACCATAAGCGCTGAATAAGTCTTCAAGCCTGGCTTCATCCCTTCCATGATCATTCTCTTGTAAACCTCCAAAGCCTCCTTACAAAACCCTGATTGGAGAAGAAAATAGATCAAATAATTATATGAATACGCATCCAAAATGAACCCGGCCTTTCTCATCTTCTCAAGCACATTTGGTGCTTGTTGAATTCCACCCCCTATGTAAAGACTTTTAAAAATAGCAAGATAAGTGTTCGAGGTTCTGTGAACCTTTTTCTTCTGCATGAAATCGAAAATAGCAGCCATATCCTCCACCCTCTTATGAGTCATCAAGACTTCAAGCATGTAATTGCAGGTTTCAGGGGTGTGAACAACATAAGGTAAATCAGCAACAACCATAAAATAAGAAAATGCAGAATTTGGGTCCGATGTAGATTTAAGAACCCTTGTAACCTCTTCGGAAGACTTCACAACTTTCTTCTTTACCTTGGCTAGTTCATCCCCTTCCTTTGAGATTTTCATAACAAACCCACATAGACCCATTCGTTTGCTCCTCGCTTTCGACCTGTTTCCCAAGTACCCATACGTGCAAACCTTTAAATTTCCAAAGCTTCTTCCTTTAAATGACTCACTATGACTAGAAGTAGCTATTAAGGTCTTATAAAAGCCAAGTACAACTGAAACTACTACGATACATACTCACTCGAAGAGCAATCTGTATCAACAGAAATAGAATTCAAAAATAGTGCTTGAAATGGTTTAACATTTGTTTCACAAAGGTTTAACattttcttgtttcatggcgtgTGAGAGTGGTGATATTGACAATCCATAAAGCtaagatctttgaatcttttacTTGCCATTGAAAAATACATTCATGTAAATAAAAGCTAACAAAAACAAATCAATGAATGAAGTAACCAATGTGGTAGAATGGGCATGAAAGAAACGAATGAAACCTGAAAGTCGCAGGTCTGATGTCCTGAAAGGCAACGATTTTATCATCCTGCAAGCCATCACCCAAAACAAAATCACAAATTTCACAACTTCAAATCAGCAAAACCAAAACCCATTCATGACTTagttcagagagagagagagagagcatacAGAATGGAGAAGTGTGGTGCTGGTGGACTTGGTGGCGATCTGGCAAAATATACAGTTTGGCTGTGAAGCTCTTACTCCCGCCATTAGCTCCATCCCCATCCCCAGTCCCAGACACAATGAAATCTAAATCTCC from Humulus lupulus chromosome 5, drHumLupu1.1, whole genome shotgun sequence encodes the following:
- the LOC133778737 gene encoding pentatricopeptide repeat-containing protein At4g31850, chloroplastic isoform X1 encodes the protein MGMELMAGVRASQPNCIFCQIATKSTSTTLLHSDDKIVAFQDIRPATFRSKARSKRMGLCGFVMKISKEGDELAKVKKKVVKSSEEVTRVLKSTSDPNSAFSYFMVVADLPYVVHTPETCNYMLEVLMTHKRVEDMAAIFDFMQKKKVHRTSNTYLAIFKSLYIGGGIQQAPNVLEKMRKAGFILDAYSYNYLIYFLLQSGFCKEALEVYKRMIMEGMKPGLKTYSALMVAFRKRRDTQTVMDLLEEMEHLGLRPNDYTFNICIGALCNAGELDNAKALFVKMKASSHKPNRVTYITLLDKLSDWGELETMKEIWDEMDADGFSHDVVTFTILIKALCKAGNVDKAYDTLGVMKEKGISPNLHTYNILIGGLLTASRLDEALKLFGSMESLGVVPDTITYNILISSLVKFKSVDKAIDFYYDHVGRDFSPCPLTYGPLIDGLFKSGRHEEAMLLFEEMAKYGCKPNCVIFNILINGFGKTGNVEIACQLFERMVKEGIKPDLKTYTILVDSLCLLGKFDDALFYFEELKQTGLSFNSHCYNLLIKTLRRSQRVQEAQCLYTEMQRRGIFPNIYTYSKLILDLEIKGLVEQAVSIYEELQFKGFEPDVLTYNALIRAYISLGNPDRAYAVYKKMMVVGCDLNVGAFAQLPNQT
- the LOC133778737 gene encoding pentatricopeptide repeat-containing protein At4g31850, chloroplastic isoform X3, which codes for MGMELMAGVRASQPNCIFCQIATKSTSTTLLHSDDKIVAFQDIRPATFRSKARSKRMGLCGFVMKISKEGDELAKVKKKVVKSSEEVTRVLKSTSDPNSAFSYFMVVADLPYVVHTPETCNYMLEVLMTHKRVEDMAAIFDFMQKKKGFVRRLWRFTRE
- the LOC133778737 gene encoding pentatricopeptide repeat-containing protein At4g31850, chloroplastic isoform X2, whose amino-acid sequence is MIMEGMKPGLKTYSALMVAFRKRRDTQTVMDLLEEMEHLGLRPNDYTFNICIGALCNAGELDNAKALFVKMKASSHKPNRVTYITLLDKLSDWGELETMKEIWDEMDADGFSHDVVTFTILIKALCKAGNVDKAYDTLGVMKEKGISPNLHTYNILIGGLLTASRLDEALKLFGSMESLGVVPDTITYNILISSLVKFKSVDKAIDFYYDHVGRDFSPCPLTYGPLIDGLFKSGRHEEAMLLFEEMAKYGCKPNCVIFNILINGFGKTGNVEIACQLFERMVKEGIKPDLKTYTILVDSLCLLGKFDDALFYFEELKQTGLSFNSHCYNLLIKTLRRSQRVQEAQCLYTEMQRRGIFPNIYTYSKLILDLEIKGLVEQAVSIYEELQFKGFEPDVLTYNALIRAYISLGNPDRAYAVYKKMMVVGCDLNVGAFAQLPNQT